One stretch of Nicotiana tabacum cultivar K326 chromosome 18, ASM71507v2, whole genome shotgun sequence DNA includes these proteins:
- the LOC142172482 gene encoding uncharacterized protein LOC142172482, with amino-acid sequence MITGLKLAKGLGAEVIEAKCDSLLVVNQVNESFEVRDDQMQRYLDKLQVTLYRFKEWTLDHVPREQNSEADALANLGSSVEEDDIVPRTVIQLSMAVVEEGHAVINSTCLTWDWRNKYIDYLKHGKFPADPKVSRTLRAKATRFSLAETGMLYRRTFYGSLAVCLGPGDTNYVLREIHDDICGNHSSADSLVHKVIRAGYYWDSMEKDTKEFVRKCDKC; translated from the coding sequence atgattacaggtctcaAACTAGCCAAGGGCCTTGGGGCAGAGGTCATCGAGGCAAAGTGTGACTCCCTTTTGGTAGTAAATCAAGTGAATGAGAGCTTCGAAGTTCGAGACGACcaaatgcagaggtacttggacaaacttCAAGTGACATTGTaccgtttcaaggaatggacgCTAGACCATGTACCTCGGGAGCagaatagcgaggccgatgcacttgcaaacttggggtcatcggtagAAGAAGATGATATCGTCCCTAGGACTGTCATCCAACTATCGATGGCAGTGGTCGAAGAAGGCCATGCAGTGATTAATTCAACATGTTTAAcgtgggattggaggaataagtacatagactacttgaagCATGGGAAGTTCCCCGCGGACCCAAAAGTGTCAAGAACACTTCGAGCCAAAGCAACTCGATTCTCACTCGCTGAAACTGGAATGTTGTATAGAAGAACCTTCTATGGATCACTGGCAGTGTGCTTGGGACCCGGTGACACAAATTATGTATTAAGAGAAATCCATGACGACATTTGTGGGAACCATTCTAGTGCAGACTCTCTGGTTCACAAGGTGATTAGAGCGGGATATtattgggatagcatggaaaaggataccaaggagttcgttcgaaagtGTGATAAATGCTAA